In one Natronosalvus amylolyticus genomic region, the following are encoded:
- a CDS encoding IclR family transcriptional regulator, which produces MNETEGENQHVRAVVTSFRILEVLRESGGGVSAIASELDLAKSTVHNHLQTLEQLGYVVADDGEYTLGLRLLDLGYHARRPYRLYEAAKPEADDIAERTGDRCQVMVREGTEGVYVYQTSGEQAITTDSHIGTRVDLHATAVGKAYLAYLPESDLEEILTSSPLEKITEKTTTDREDLLEELEEIREQGVAFNDEERILGMRAVGAPILAQDGTVLGGLSVSGPTTRFQGDRYQTEIPDIVRRSARVIGIKATYV; this is translated from the coding sequence ATGAACGAGACAGAAGGGGAAAATCAACACGTTCGCGCCGTCGTAACGAGTTTTCGGATCCTCGAGGTGCTCAGAGAGTCCGGCGGTGGTGTCTCGGCGATTGCGTCGGAACTCGACCTCGCGAAAAGTACCGTGCACAATCATCTCCAAACGCTCGAGCAGCTGGGATACGTGGTTGCCGACGACGGAGAATACACCCTGGGGCTTCGATTGCTCGATCTCGGGTATCACGCTCGCCGCCCGTATCGGCTGTACGAGGCCGCCAAGCCCGAAGCTGACGACATCGCCGAGCGGACCGGCGACCGCTGTCAGGTCATGGTCCGCGAAGGAACCGAAGGGGTGTACGTTTACCAGACGTCCGGCGAACAGGCGATCACGACGGACTCGCACATCGGGACGCGAGTTGACTTGCACGCGACGGCAGTTGGAAAGGCGTACCTCGCATACCTCCCGGAGAGCGACCTCGAGGAGATTCTCACGAGCAGCCCGCTCGAGAAGATAACCGAAAAGACGACGACGGACCGTGAGGACCTCCTCGAGGAACTCGAAGAGATTCGAGAACAGGGAGTGGCGTTCAACGACGAGGAGCGAATTCTCGGGATGCGAGCGGTCGGTGCGCCGATTCTAGCCCAGGACGGCACCGTCCTCGGGGGGTTGAGCGTCTCCGGGCCCACCACGCGGTTTCAGGGAGATCGATATCAAACAGAGATACCAGATATCGTTCGCCGGAGCGCTCGAGTTATCGGAATCAAAGCGACGTACGTATAA
- a CDS encoding 3-isopropylmalate dehydratase small subunit, which produces MTDTAPRADGGTPPVDEPGRAWVFGDDIDTDQITPSRFLVSTEPAELAEHAFNDLRPAFSADIEAGDFVVAGENFGGGSSREHAPLSLIGAGVSAVIAQSFARIFFRNAINLGLPVLICPDAGAIEDGASVSIDLDAGLVHDHDAGETYEAEPLPQFLQELVDQGGLEAYTRQKLATQTE; this is translated from the coding sequence ATGACGGACACAGCACCTCGAGCCGACGGCGGAACGCCGCCTGTGGACGAACCCGGTCGAGCCTGGGTGTTCGGCGACGATATCGACACCGATCAGATCACGCCGTCCCGGTTTCTCGTTTCGACGGAACCGGCCGAACTCGCCGAACACGCGTTCAACGACCTCCGACCGGCGTTTTCGGCTGACATCGAAGCCGGTGATTTCGTCGTCGCCGGCGAGAACTTCGGCGGCGGTTCCTCCCGGGAGCACGCACCGCTGTCGCTGATCGGCGCGGGCGTCTCGGCGGTCATCGCCCAGTCGTTCGCCCGGATCTTCTTTCGAAACGCGATCAATCTGGGACTACCGGTGTTGATCTGTCCGGACGCCGGTGCTATCGAGGACGGTGCTTCGGTGTCGATCGATCTCGACGCCGGCCTCGTCCACGACCACGACGCCGGGGAAACCTACGAGGCCGAGCCCTTACCGCAGTTCTTACAGGAACTCGTCGACCAGGGTGGCCTCGAGGCGTACACCCGACAGAAACTGGCTACCCAGACCGAGTAA
- a CDS encoding isochorismatase family protein — protein sequence MTDRIWEDLLSEQDKQVIQKAGYDSEGASSWESRGTGENPMVLVIDVQQLIVGENVPILEAVEEYRTAMGEIAWDAIEHIQSFLSFARERDIPVTYTRVVPTSYDDPNHEDLAIVDPVAPEPEDTVIDKSYASAFYGTDLLSRLVRDDVDTLVIVGNSTSGCVRATTVDAQQHGFDVVLPQECIFDRIEASHKIGLLDMWMKYAEVLETAEVETYLESMGDDE from the coding sequence ATGACGGATCGTATTTGGGAGGACCTCCTCTCTGAGCAGGACAAGCAAGTCATCCAGAAGGCCGGTTACGACAGCGAGGGCGCCTCCTCGTGGGAGTCACGCGGGACGGGTGAGAATCCGATGGTGCTCGTCATCGACGTCCAACAACTGATCGTCGGCGAGAACGTCCCCATCCTCGAGGCCGTCGAGGAGTATCGGACGGCGATGGGCGAAATCGCGTGGGACGCCATCGAGCACATCCAGTCGTTCCTGTCTTTTGCCCGCGAGCGAGACATTCCGGTGACCTACACCCGGGTCGTTCCGACGAGCTACGATGACCCGAATCACGAGGACCTGGCGATCGTCGACCCCGTCGCACCGGAACCCGAAGACACGGTGATCGACAAGAGCTACGCCAGTGCGTTTTACGGGACTGACTTGCTCTCGCGGCTCGTCAGGGACGACGTCGACACGCTCGTCATCGTCGGCAACTCGACAAGCGGCTGTGTACGGGCGACGACGGTCGACGCCCAACAACACGGTTTCGACGTCGTCCTGCCACAGGAGTGCATTTTCGACCGGATCGAGGCCTCCCACAAAATCGGACTGCTCGATATGTGGATGAAATACGCCGAAGTGCTCGAGACGGCCGAAGTCGAAACGTACCTCGAGTCGATGGGTGATGACGAATGA
- a CDS encoding 3-isopropylmalate dehydratase large subunit, with protein sequence MSSSARTITEKILSTKAGREVTAGDYVEAEIDAMVGHDVTGPLAIDVFESVTGDDGTVANPESVVFTLDHHAPADGVEAANNHNIVREFAETYGTHQYEISDGICHQVMIEEGFVRPGDLIIGADSHSTTYGGLGAFGTGVGSTDLGTVFATGELWFRVPETIRFEVEGTLPDGVYAKDLILRFIGDVGFDGATYKTAEYGGSAIADLPIHQRLVLSNMAIEMGGKAGIVEPDERTVTYLERQSGLDVSLDPDLGSDPDADYEAVYTYRGSDLAPQVSKPSNPENAVDIDEVAGTPVDQVFVGTCTNGRYEDIRAVADVLEGERIDSNTRLIVVPASKTVYQTCLETGVLETLVEAGATFQSAGCGPCAGYHQGVLGDDDVCLATANRNFPGREGSMQSEVYLASPATAGATALYGEITDPRDLETDRYDDYAVATVEGGR encoded by the coding sequence ATGAGTTCCAGCGCACGAACGATAACCGAAAAGATCCTCTCGACGAAAGCCGGTCGCGAGGTGACGGCCGGCGACTACGTCGAGGCGGAGATAGACGCGATGGTCGGTCACGACGTGACGGGGCCGCTCGCAATCGACGTCTTCGAGAGCGTTACCGGCGATGACGGGACGGTGGCCAACCCCGAGAGCGTCGTCTTCACGCTCGACCATCACGCGCCGGCCGACGGCGTCGAAGCCGCGAACAACCACAATATCGTCCGCGAGTTCGCCGAAACGTACGGTACTCACCAGTACGAGATCAGCGACGGCATCTGTCATCAGGTGATGATCGAAGAGGGCTTCGTCCGGCCGGGAGACCTCATCATCGGGGCGGACTCACACTCGACGACCTACGGCGGTCTCGGCGCGTTCGGCACCGGCGTCGGCTCGACTGACCTCGGGACCGTCTTCGCGACTGGCGAACTCTGGTTTCGGGTGCCGGAAACGATCCGATTCGAGGTCGAGGGGACGCTTCCGGACGGCGTCTACGCCAAAGACCTCATCCTGCGGTTCATCGGCGACGTCGGCTTCGACGGCGCGACGTACAAAACGGCAGAGTACGGCGGGTCTGCCATCGCAGATCTGCCGATCCACCAGCGACTCGTCCTCTCGAACATGGCCATCGAGATGGGCGGGAAAGCCGGTATCGTCGAACCCGACGAGCGAACGGTCACCTACCTAGAGCGCCAGTCGGGTCTCGACGTGTCGCTCGACCCGGATCTCGGTTCTGACCCCGACGCCGACTACGAGGCGGTGTACACCTACCGTGGGAGCGATCTCGCGCCGCAGGTGTCGAAGCCGTCGAACCCCGAAAACGCGGTCGACATCGACGAGGTGGCTGGCACGCCGGTCGACCAGGTGTTCGTCGGCACCTGTACCAACGGGCGCTACGAAGACATTCGTGCCGTCGCGGACGTCCTCGAGGGCGAGCGGATCGATTCGAACACGCGGCTGATCGTCGTTCCAGCCTCGAAAACGGTCTACCAGACCTGCCTCGAGACGGGCGTCCTCGAGACGCTGGTCGAGGCCGGTGCAACGTTCCAGAGTGCGGGGTGTGGTCCCTGTGCCGGCTATCACCAGGGCGTTCTCGGCGACGACGACGTCTGTCTCGCGACGGCGAATCGAAACTTCCCCGGTCGGGAGGGATCGATGCAGAGCGAGGTATATCTCGCGAGTCCGGCAACCGCTGGTGCAACGGCGCTGTATGGCGAGATTACCGACCCGCGTGACCTCGAGACCGACCGGTACGACGATTACGCAGTGGCTACCGTGGAGGGGGGACGATGA
- a CDS encoding dihydroorotase, which produces MSDGTYDLVIANGTLVTETGLEDADLGVADEKIAAIGASGTLTGEETLDAADKYVLPGAIDPHTHHGIYNSLESDADTESRSDLVGGVTTIGNFFRRPGAYGDIMDDYFEDAEANYRHDYFFSLGLLSFDHVAEIPRIIDELGITSFKWYMNYKYAASEKFGVDCDMLDDFGDAFIRTLAEQDVPTTLGYHSENVEITNALAGGNPYVESEGDEPTGDSDETYEVFLEEFPDYAETQSMVAGASLARQHDYDESFYAVHVSAGRTADELANLQEAGYELTGETCTHYLTLTAEECDDRMKVNPPVRHETDQETLWERLADGTISCIGTDHCANRTDEKIGATIRDSKLGFPSSGTMLPLILSEGVNEGRIDLERAVAVTSTNTAKAWNLYPKKGTIRVGSDADLAVVDLEETKTVTPELLQSDGDYSIYEGRSVTGWPTQTIVRGEIAYDDGEVLAAPGTGTHIDRPV; this is translated from the coding sequence ATGAGCGACGGAACGTACGACCTGGTCATCGCAAACGGCACGCTCGTCACGGAAACTGGCCTCGAGGACGCCGACCTCGGCGTTGCGGACGAGAAAATCGCCGCCATCGGGGCGAGCGGGACGCTTACAGGCGAGGAAACACTCGATGCGGCGGACAAGTACGTGCTACCGGGCGCAATCGATCCACACACCCACCACGGCATTTACAACTCCCTCGAGTCAGATGCGGATACCGAGAGCCGCTCGGACCTGGTCGGCGGGGTGACGACGATCGGGAACTTCTTCCGCCGACCGGGTGCCTACGGCGATATCATGGACGATTACTTCGAAGACGCCGAAGCGAATTACCGCCACGATTACTTCTTCTCGCTGGGCTTGCTTTCGTTCGACCACGTCGCGGAGATTCCCCGGATTATCGACGAACTGGGCATCACCTCGTTCAAGTGGTACATGAACTACAAGTACGCCGCGAGCGAGAAGTTCGGCGTCGACTGTGACATGCTCGACGACTTCGGCGATGCGTTCATCCGGACGCTCGCCGAGCAGGACGTCCCGACGACGCTCGGCTATCACTCCGAGAACGTCGAGATCACGAACGCGCTCGCCGGCGGGAATCCGTACGTCGAATCCGAGGGCGACGAGCCGACAGGCGACTCCGATGAAACCTACGAGGTCTTCCTCGAGGAGTTCCCGGATTATGCGGAAACCCAGAGTATGGTCGCCGGGGCGAGTCTGGCTCGGCAGCACGACTACGACGAGAGCTTCTACGCCGTCCACGTCAGTGCCGGCCGAACGGCAGACGAACTCGCCAACTTACAGGAAGCGGGCTACGAACTCACGGGCGAAACTTGTACGCACTACCTGACACTCACTGCCGAGGAGTGTGACGACCGGATGAAAGTCAATCCGCCGGTGCGCCACGAGACAGACCAGGAGACACTCTGGGAACGCCTCGCCGACGGAACTATCTCCTGTATCGGGACCGACCACTGTGCGAACCGCACGGACGAGAAAATCGGCGCGACCATCCGTGACAGCAAACTGGGCTTCCCCTCGAGCGGTACGATGCTCCCGTTGATTCTCTCCGAAGGCGTCAACGAGGGTCGCATCGACCTCGAGCGCGCGGTTGCGGTCACGAGTACGAATACGGCGAAAGCGTGGAACCTGTATCCGAAGAAAGGAACCATCCGCGTCGGCAGCGACGCCGACCTCGCGGTGGTCGACCTCGAGGAGACGAAGACGGTCACGCCGGAACTGCTCCAGAGCGACGGCGACTATTCGATTTACGAGGGTCGATCGGTGACGGGATGGCCGACCCAGACGATCGTTCGCGGCGAGATTGCCTACGACGACGGTGAAGTGCTCGCGGCACCGGGGACGGGAACGCACATCGACCGGCCGGTATAA
- a CDS encoding IS630 family transposase — translation MKHLTEIELDHAIEEAKKADETRLVRRLCFVKNLYQGDSRKEAGDRIGISRSTTRRWAHLWNEGNVDGLRPRFGGGWPPKLTLAQFDELCTILEDGQPWTPRQVHALIEDRYGVMYHPSHLSRKLRAAGMNYAKPRPMDPRRPADAEEILAERLGQALSEDEHKACGDEPVVFGFFR, via the coding sequence GTGAAGCATCTGACGGAAATAGAACTCGATCACGCGATCGAAGAGGCCAAGAAGGCGGACGAGACCCGTCTCGTCCGGCGGTTATGTTTCGTAAAGAACCTCTATCAGGGTGATAGCCGGAAAGAAGCTGGCGACCGCATCGGGATCTCCCGATCCACGACGCGTCGCTGGGCCCACCTGTGGAACGAGGGCAATGTCGACGGGCTCCGACCGCGCTTCGGCGGCGGCTGGCCGCCGAAGCTCACCCTAGCCCAGTTTGACGAACTCTGTACGATTCTCGAAGATGGCCAACCTTGGACGCCACGACAGGTCCACGCACTCATCGAAGACCGCTACGGCGTCATGTATCATCCATCCCACTTGAGCCGGAAACTTCGCGCTGCAGGAATGAACTACGCGAAACCACGACCGATGGATCCACGTCGGCCGGCCGATGCAGAGGAGATTCTCGCCGAGCGCCTTGGTCAGGCGCTCAGCGAGGACGAGCACAAGGCTTGTGGTGATGAGCCCGTCGTCTTTGGGTTCTTTCGATGA
- a CDS encoding FAD-dependent oxidoreductase → MAGSELGERTIDESPPEVVSSDDVSIDVETDVLIAGGGGTGLVAALAAADRTDGTITVLEKSDRLGGNTSLSTGMIPAAGTRLQREAGIEETPADMARDILEKNDYQADEAMVEHLCAESKHLIHWLIDEWDITLNLVDDFRYPRHSTYRMHAPAGRNGENLIAELGERIESTPNIELLRNTPVRKLVADGDAVVGAVAGETHTEVIGAKKVILATDGFAGNRRMVEQHCGEISEALYFGSDGNTGDGIRWGSALDAEIAYMDAYQGHATVVHGTGALSTYAVIMNGGFLVNEDGERFGNEAKGYSALAHDVVAQPGGIAYEIFDQRIYEKLEGEFDDFDEAVELGSYTSAPNIESLAETLGCDPEDTASTLEAYNEAVREGEPDSVGRLDSRHELESPFYGTAVVGALFHTQGGLEVDEHARVRKTDGTPVGNLYAGGGTAAGISGHGPGGYLSGNGLTTALGFGRLAGRHAGAAIEGEDLS, encoded by the coding sequence ATGGCAGGCTCCGAGCTAGGCGAGCGAACGATAGACGAGTCACCTCCGGAGGTCGTCTCGAGCGACGACGTCTCAATCGACGTGGAAACCGACGTCCTGATCGCCGGTGGCGGCGGAACGGGCCTCGTCGCAGCCCTCGCTGCGGCAGACCGAACGGATGGGACGATAACTGTTCTCGAGAAATCCGACCGACTGGGCGGGAACACGTCGTTGTCGACGGGCATGATACCCGCTGCAGGGACGCGACTCCAGCGCGAGGCGGGAATCGAGGAAACTCCAGCGGATATGGCTCGAGATATTCTCGAAAAAAACGACTATCAGGCCGACGAGGCGATGGTCGAACATCTCTGTGCGGAGAGCAAACACCTCATCCACTGGTTGATCGACGAATGGGATATCACGCTCAACCTCGTCGACGACTTTCGCTATCCGCGTCACTCTACGTACCGAATGCACGCCCCAGCGGGGCGAAACGGCGAGAACCTGATCGCCGAACTCGGGGAACGAATCGAATCGACACCGAATATCGAACTCCTGCGTAACACGCCAGTGCGAAAGCTGGTCGCCGACGGAGATGCAGTCGTGGGCGCGGTCGCGGGCGAAACACACACAGAAGTCATCGGAGCGAAGAAAGTCATCCTCGCGACGGACGGGTTTGCGGGCAACCGACGGATGGTCGAACAGCACTGCGGTGAGATTTCGGAGGCGCTTTACTTCGGCTCCGACGGGAACACCGGCGACGGCATTCGGTGGGGCTCGGCACTCGACGCCGAAATCGCGTACATGGACGCCTACCAGGGTCACGCGACCGTTGTCCACGGCACCGGTGCGCTCTCGACCTACGCGGTCATTATGAACGGCGGCTTTCTGGTCAACGAAGACGGCGAACGGTTCGGCAACGAGGCGAAGGGATACTCGGCGCTCGCCCACGACGTGGTCGCCCAACCGGGGGGTATTGCCTACGAAATCTTCGACCAGCGAATCTACGAGAAACTCGAGGGCGAGTTCGACGATTTCGACGAGGCCGTCGAACTGGGTTCGTACACCTCGGCTCCGAACATTGAATCGCTCGCGGAGACGCTGGGATGTGACCCCGAAGACACTGCGTCGACCCTCGAGGCGTACAACGAGGCCGTTCGAGAAGGTGAACCCGACAGCGTCGGCCGCCTCGATAGTCGACACGAACTCGAGTCACCCTTCTACGGGACGGCCGTCGTCGGCGCGCTCTTTCACACGCAGGGGGGACTCGAGGTGGACGAACACGCACGCGTCCGCAAAACGGATGGGACGCCGGTCGGAAACCTGTACGCTGGCGGTGGGACGGCAGCGGGAATCAGCGGCCATGGACCGGGTGGGTATCTGAGCGGCAACGGATTGACGACCGCCCTGGGCTTCGGTCGACTGGCAGGTCGTCATGCGGGGGCCGCTATCGAAGGTGAGGATCTCTCGTAG
- a CDS encoding MmgE/PrpD family protein, producing MTNPEPVGEWEASIFAFLEEPVPENVRKRGQTMVTDVLAATVAGSEAEPYREAWKRMDLPPGDTTVIGSGRTTAPVQAATLNGTAAIVQEIEEGHNTGGHVGSGIVTGGLAMAEHVDADGRMLVESCVKAYEICTRLEEAIFAMKARMNDAVPWLVRNPHATWTTVGPAVAAVLCTDPNPQTVRETFRLAANRAVVSMDDPYTSGPPSRNLTAGASAGVGVTMAQFARAGIPGSGAAMSAVYDPFEELLPDGFDRLFADLGTRWSVTEHYVKPYPSCRYTHAPVDAIREIERTHEGPLEAQTIERVLVETYANAAEMDNHSPETLTAAKFSIPYVCSRYLHDGSIELEHFSDEAIADETVQALADRVEIRVDDDYEAAFPEDWGARVTLEFADGSSVVGERAYPAGDYRDPIPADEFEARIETLLAYGLGDEAATTGLQTVLVPDEHAARALGRALRE from the coding sequence ATGACGAACCCCGAACCGGTGGGCGAGTGGGAGGCGTCCATTTTCGCGTTCCTCGAGGAACCGGTCCCGGAGAACGTTCGAAAACGCGGCCAAACGATGGTTACAGACGTCCTCGCCGCCACCGTCGCGGGGAGCGAAGCCGAGCCCTATCGCGAGGCCTGGAAACGTATGGACCTGCCGCCGGGCGACACGACGGTCATCGGCTCGGGTCGAACCACCGCACCCGTGCAGGCAGCCACACTCAACGGCACCGCAGCGATCGTCCAGGAGATCGAAGAGGGACACAACACGGGCGGCCACGTGGGTTCCGGCATCGTCACCGGTGGGTTGGCGATGGCCGAACACGTCGACGCCGACGGACGGATGCTCGTCGAAAGCTGTGTCAAAGCCTACGAAATCTGCACCCGACTCGAGGAAGCGATTTTCGCGATGAAAGCCCGTATGAACGACGCCGTTCCGTGGCTGGTGCGGAATCCACACGCCACCTGGACGACGGTCGGACCTGCAGTTGCGGCAGTCCTCTGTACCGATCCCAACCCACAAACCGTTCGAGAAACGTTCAGACTGGCTGCTAATCGGGCCGTCGTCTCGATGGACGACCCGTACACGTCCGGACCGCCCTCACGCAATCTCACTGCAGGCGCATCCGCAGGTGTCGGCGTCACGATGGCCCAGTTCGCTCGGGCAGGTATTCCGGGCTCCGGAGCCGCCATGTCGGCCGTCTACGATCCCTTCGAGGAACTGCTCCCGGATGGCTTCGACCGGCTGTTCGCGGATCTTGGTACGCGATGGTCGGTCACCGAACACTACGTCAAGCCGTACCCCTCGTGTCGGTACACCCACGCGCCCGTCGATGCAATTCGCGAGATCGAACGAACGCACGAAGGCCCACTCGAGGCCCAGACGATCGAACGAGTACTGGTCGAGACCTACGCGAACGCCGCCGAGATGGACAACCATAGCCCGGAGACGCTCACAGCGGCGAAGTTCTCGATCCCGTACGTCTGCTCACGCTATCTCCACGATGGGTCCATCGAACTCGAGCACTTCAGTGACGAGGCTATCGCCGACGAGACGGTGCAAGCGCTCGCAGACCGGGTCGAGATTCGTGTCGACGACGACTACGAGGCGGCGTTCCCCGAAGACTGGGGGGCGAGAGTGACCCTCGAGTTCGCAGATGGATCGAGTGTCGTGGGCGAGCGAGCCTACCCGGCGGGAGACTACCGCGACCCGATCCCGGCCGACGAGTTCGAAGCCCGAATCGAGACGTTGCTGGCCTACGGTCTCGGTGACGAGGCAGCGACGACGGGACTGCAGACGGTACTCGTCCCGGACGAACACGCTGCTCGAGCGCTCGGTCGCGCGCTCCGGGAGTAA
- a CDS encoding CaiB/BaiF CoA transferase family protein produces MTNTQSGPLDGLTVIEAGSMISGPTVGRFLADFGATVIKIEHPEYGDHIRNFGTQKDGIGMWHKYLSRNKRSITLNISGEKGSAVFLDLISEADVLVENFRPGTLERWGIGWERLSAVNPELVMVRLSGYGQTGPYSEKPGFGTLAEAMSGFAYVNGFDDRPPLLPPTGLADNIAALYATFSLMFALYHRDVNGGSGQVVDVSLIEPIFNLIGPFPLTYDQTGEIARRSGNRSTSSAPRNVYRTGDDRWVALAASAQPLAMRTFDAIGRPELKDDPRFETNEKRLENVEELDAIIGDWMAEHTREDILEIFEEHDATIAPVYNVADILEDDHYREREAVVEIDDPDLGTAAVQNTIPKFSETPGDVDYLGPDLGAHNDEIYGEFLSYDADVLAELEQEGVI; encoded by the coding sequence ATGACAAACACCCAATCTGGCCCGTTAGACGGGCTGACAGTAATCGAAGCGGGATCGATGATTTCCGGGCCGACCGTGGGCCGCTTTCTGGCGGACTTCGGTGCGACGGTGATCAAAATCGAACATCCGGAGTACGGTGACCACATCCGAAATTTCGGGACACAAAAAGACGGTATCGGGATGTGGCACAAGTACCTCAGTCGCAATAAGCGGTCGATAACGCTCAACATCTCCGGCGAGAAGGGGTCTGCCGTCTTCCTCGATCTCATCTCAGAAGCCGACGTCCTGGTCGAGAACTTCCGACCGGGTACCCTCGAGCGATGGGGGATCGGCTGGGAGCGACTGTCGGCGGTAAATCCGGAACTGGTCATGGTGCGGCTGTCGGGCTACGGTCAGACGGGTCCGTACTCTGAGAAACCCGGTTTCGGCACGCTAGCGGAGGCGATGAGCGGCTTTGCTTACGTAAACGGATTCGACGACCGGCCACCGCTGTTGCCGCCGACGGGACTGGCCGACAACATCGCTGCCCTGTACGCGACGTTCTCGCTCATGTTTGCGCTCTATCATCGCGACGTCAACGGCGGCAGCGGCCAGGTCGTCGACGTGAGCCTTATCGAGCCAATATTCAACCTCATCGGGCCGTTCCCGCTCACCTACGATCAGACGGGCGAAATCGCTCGCCGTTCGGGGAACCGATCGACCTCCTCAGCACCCCGAAACGTCTATCGAACCGGTGACGACCGATGGGTTGCCCTCGCCGCGAGCGCTCAACCGCTGGCGATGCGGACCTTCGACGCCATCGGCCGTCCCGAACTGAAAGACGACCCGCGGTTCGAAACCAACGAAAAACGCCTCGAGAACGTCGAAGAACTCGACGCGATCATCGGCGACTGGATGGCCGAGCACACCCGCGAGGACATCCTCGAGATCTTCGAGGAACACGACGCGACCATCGCGCCCGTCTACAACGTCGCGGATATCCTCGAGGACGACCACTACCGCGAGCGGGAGGCAGTCGTCGAAATCGACGACCCTGACCTCGGGACGGCAGCCGTCCAGAACACGATTCCGAAATTCAGCGAGACGCCGGGTGACGTCGACTATCTCGGCCCCGATCTGGGCGCACACAACGATGAAATATACGGCGAGTTTCTGTCGTACGACGCCGACGTGCTCGCCGAACTCGAACAGGAGGGAGTGATCTAA
- a CDS encoding hydroxymethylglutaryl-CoA lyase encodes MALELPARGRIVEMLPRDGFQRYPEFIPTEAKIEMIDALSTTGVDEIEITSFTHPKAVPALRDAGEVAAGITRHDDVTYRALVPNDVGMERAIEADLDKVNALVVISDGYRSKNQGGMTLEENLEQIRRIVELAAGTGIEVEAGLGTSFFCPYDGQIPQERTLGVVDAVLEAGVDEVTLATTMGMADPRGVTDMLEALYDDHPDADVGLHLHDTNGMSLANTLAAMQCGVDRFDTSVCGLGGGTILPGGLGDVGNTPTEDLVNMFHDMEVHTNVDDARLREVARDVADRLELGTPSRVLMGGTREQVLETAASSAGGAKK; translated from the coding sequence ATGGCTCTCGAGCTACCGGCGCGTGGCCGAATCGTCGAGATGCTCCCCCGCGATGGGTTCCAGCGGTACCCGGAGTTCATCCCGACCGAGGCGAAAATCGAGATGATCGACGCGCTGTCGACGACCGGCGTCGACGAAATCGAGATCACGTCGTTCACCCACCCGAAAGCAGTCCCGGCACTACGGGACGCCGGCGAGGTAGCCGCGGGCATCACTCGTCACGACGACGTCACCTACCGGGCGCTCGTCCCCAACGACGTCGGGATGGAACGAGCGATCGAGGCCGATCTGGACAAGGTCAACGCACTGGTCGTCATCAGTGACGGATATCGAAGCAAAAACCAGGGTGGGATGACTCTCGAGGAGAACCTCGAGCAGATCCGTCGTATCGTCGAGTTGGCTGCGGGGACGGGAATCGAAGTCGAGGCCGGACTGGGGACGAGTTTCTTCTGTCCGTACGACGGGCAGATTCCACAGGAGCGGACGTTAGGGGTCGTCGATGCGGTACTCGAGGCTGGCGTGGACGAGGTGACGCTGGCGACGACGATGGGGATGGCCGATCCGAGGGGAGTGACCGACATGCTCGAGGCGTTGTACGACGACCATCCGGATGCGGACGTGGGCTTGCATCTCCACGATACGAACGGGATGAGTCTGGCCAACACGCTCGCGGCGATGCAGTGTGGCGTCGACCGTTTCGACACCTCCGTCTGTGGACTGGGCGGGGGGACCATCCTGCCCGGCGGCCTCGGTGACGTCGGTAACACGCCGACGGAGGACTTGGTCAACATGTTTCACGACATGGAGGTTCACACGAACGTCGACGATGCCCGCCTCCGGGAAGTCGCTCGCGACGTCGCCGACCGACTCGAGTTGGGCACCCCAAGTCGCGTCCTGATGGGGGGCACTCGAGAGCAGGTCCTGGAGACGGCCGCCTCGAGTGCGGGAGGGGCGAAAAAATAA
- a CDS encoding nuclear transport factor 2 family protein encodes MSRTPRAVVEDFFDRMADDDQRETVGELFATDATITLPGATFSGPDAANAMLEWLAPRYDWAAKSYGTWIEAGDYCISQGTLYGEDIDGERFEDVRYVDVYRVEDGLIERLDIYNDLAADGVVTPETAGTAAEGER; translated from the coding sequence ATGTCACGGACACCGAGAGCCGTCGTCGAGGACTTTTTCGACCGCATGGCTGATGATGACCAACGGGAAACCGTCGGCGAACTGTTTGCAACTGATGCCACGATCACGCTTCCTGGGGCAACCTTCAGCGGGCCGGACGCGGCGAACGCGATGCTCGAGTGGCTCGCGCCACGGTACGACTGGGCGGCGAAATCTTACGGAACCTGGATCGAAGCCGGCGACTACTGTATCAGCCAGGGAACGCTGTATGGGGAAGACATCGATGGTGAACGTTTCGAGGACGTTCGCTACGTGGACGTGTATCGGGTCGAGGACGGGCTGATCGAACGGCTGGACATCTACAACGACCTCGCGGCCGACGGGGTGGTCACACCGGAGACGGCCGGCACGGCCGCGGAGGGAGAGCGGTGA